Sequence from the Miscanthus floridulus cultivar M001 chromosome 16, ASM1932011v1, whole genome shotgun sequence genome:
TGAATCCTCCGTCGTCAGGTTTGGCAAGCGGATCTTGGGCGCCGACGAGCGCGTCAACAGGCTCAAGGACGTCGTCGAGAAGCTGGAGGCCATCCACGCTGGCTCTTCGATGCTGCTGTCAGCCACGGAGACCATCGCGTCGGCGTCAGTGTCGCGCCAACCGAGCGGCAGCAACCACACGGGCCCTATGCGCCCGGACGAGGACGCCGTGGTCGGGCGCGAGAAGGAGCTGCAAGAGATGGTGTCCTGGCTCGTCGACACGCCCGACGCCGACGCCAAACCCGTGTCCGTCCCCATCGCCGCGATCTGGGGCCATGGCGGGATGGGGAAGACCACGCTGGCGCAGCTCCTGTTCAAGGATCAGAAGGTAACCTCCGCCTTCGACCTCATGATCTGGGTCCGGCCTGACGCCAAGGACAACGAGTTTGAGCTCGCCAGGCAAATCCTGCAGTCCGCCAATGTCGACGTGCCAGACAGTATGAAGAGCTTCCACAGGCTACAAACTGACCTCCAGGAGAAAGTCTCGTCGCGCAAGTTCCTGCTGGTGATCGACGATGTCTGGAACAGGGAGGACATGGACATGAAGGGGATTGACTACCGTGAGATGTGGGCTAAGGTGCTGGCACCCCTCAGGCACGGGGAGTCAACGGGGAGCAAGATTGTGGTCACCACAAGGCAAAAGATAGTGGTGACAGCGCTTGAAGCACGCGAGTTCTACTTGGGCGACTTGCCGGACAATGATATCTGGTCTCTGTTCACAAGGTATGCCTTTGGTGACGACAACATTGATAAGTGGTCTCCCGAGCTGCAAGGCATTGGGAGGAAAATCGCTGAAAAGCTCAGGGGCTCACCATTGTTGGCGAAGGCCGTCGGACAGATGCTGGGAAGCAACCGCAGGGAAGACTATTGGAGGAACGTGCTTGGGAAGGATGGCTTCGATGATATTTCCAAAACATTAGAGTTGTGCTACCAGAATTTACCAGAGCACCTGCAACCATGCTTTGCAATCTGTAGCTTGTTCCCGAGGAACTGGAGGTTCAAGCGCGACAAGCTGGTGAAGATTTGGATGGCCCTTGATTTCATCCAGCCAACTAGTGGGAAGGCCCAATTGGAGGATGTGGGAAGCGAGTACTTTGATCAGCTTGTGGAGAGGTCATTTTTCCATAGGCAAAAGCTGGGGCGTCGGAGGTACTATTACATCCACGACCTGATGCATGATTTGGCCGAGAAGATTTCTCGATTCAATTGCGAGAGAGTTGAAGATGCAAAGAAAGAGATCCCCAAGACAATCCGGCACTTATCTGTGTCCGGTGATAGTGATACGGTGGCGCAGCTCAAGAGCCGATGTGACCTGAAAAGATTGCGCACACTACTGATTCTCAAGAACCCTTCCTCTTCGTTGGATCAACTGCCAGGAGATTTTTTCACAGAGCTGAAAGGCCTTCGAGTTCTTAGTTTGGAAGGCTGCAATATCATTCGTCTATCGGAGAGGATTGGAAACCTTAAATACCTCAGATACCTGGCACTTTGCAAATCAACCACCAAGCTTCCACAAGCACTGACAAAGCTCTATCATCTTCAAACCTTTAGTAGTCCTAAGGGGTCTGGCCTTGAGGTCCCGGAAGATATTGTAAACCTGACACGTCTGCGACATTTGGACATGGATACATCCAAAATCACTGGCATTGGGAAACTGGTTCACCTGCAGGGATCAGTTAAGTTCCatgttaaaaatgaaaagggcCATACTTTAGGAGACTTGGATGGTATGAGCAGTCTGCGTAAAGAGCTTCATATAAAGAACCTTGATGTTGTAACAAAGCAAGAAGAAGCCTGCAAGGCTGGATTAAACAGGAAGGAGAATGTTAAGGTACTGGAATTAGAATGGAACTCGACTGGTAAGAGTGTTCCCTCTGTTGAGGCTGAAGTTTTGGATGGTCTTGTGCCACACCAATATGTTAAAAGGCTTATAATTAGAAGATATCATGGTAATAGATCACCAAACTGGCTGAGCACAAGCTTGAAGGAGAGCAACTTCTACTTCAAATACCTGCATTTGATCAACTGTAGAAAATGGGAGGTCCTGCCTCCTCTCGGGGAGCTTCCATGTCTCAAGGTTTTGCATTTGAAAGAAATGTGCTCAGTGAAAAAAATCGGCCGTGAATTTTATGGAACCAATCCAATTGCATTTCCATATTTGGAGGAACTTGAATTTGATGATATGCCTCAGTGGGTTGAGTGGACCCAAGCAGAGAAGAGCACTGATATGTTTCCTAAACTCCGCAAGTTGAAGCTTTTGAGCTGTCCTGAGTTGATTAAGGTGCCTCAGCTCCCTCTATTTGTGCGGAAGGTCTCAGTAAAAAATACAGGATTTGTTTCACAACTAAAACTATCCTCCTCTTCCTCGCCATCAAAAGCGCGCAAGTTTGCATTAGACACATGCTCTGCCACTGTCCTTACAAATGGCTTAATGCACAAGCAACAACTGGAATCAATTGCTATTTTGACTCTGAGGAACTGTCAAGATGTAAAGTTTGAAGAGCTTCATGTGTTGACTTCCTTAAAGAGGTTGCAAATATCTCATTCAAGCATAAATGATGAGCAGCTATGCACTTGTCTGAGGGGTTTACAAGCGCTTACCTTGCTGGAGATATCTAATTGCAACAACATCACATGCCTTCCACAGATGGAAAGTTCAGACTGCTTAACAAAACTTCATGAGCTACACATTCAGCAGTGCTCTGAATTTTCCTCTCTACACTCTATGCCAAGTTTTGCGGCACTAGAAAGTGTATTGATCGAAAATTGCTCCAAGATCACTGTGAAATCTTTCCCTACCAACTTCAACAGCAACACCACTCTGAGAAAACTGAGGATAATGAATTGTGCTGAGTTGGAGTCTTTGCCAAGTGGTTTCCCATCTTCTCTGCAAGTTCTTCATTTAATTGGGTGCAAACCAAATTTGATGAACCAACTACAACTCAAGGATGGACCAGAATGGGATAAAGTAGCTAGTATTCCCATAAAACAAATCCGTTGATTAGAAGCTTTTATGCAGATCAACAGGTATATCCTGTACCATTAGGAAGTTGTAGTTATTTGTCTCATCATTATTGAGAATGCCATCTTTCTTATGAAATAATATTTGTAATCAGTGAGAATGTGAGATGTAGAACTTCGCCCTCTGCAGTCATGAGTTGAGAATGCCATCTTTCTTATAAAATGATAATTGATACTCTCTCCTACCTGTAATATAGCGCACtcaagcattcaaaatttgtacTCAAATATAGGGGGTTGTAGCCTTCTAGAGGATAAAAACCAGTTTTGCATTAAATTCTTTCCActtatcaaccaatcaccattaatcatgTTGATGATAGCATTTAATTAAGAAACAAAGTGACAACACATGCATCTTTTGTGTTCTCGCTTAATCTCTTCTATTATAATttttagaatgcactatattagaGGACAGATGGAGTAAATCAATGAGACATAGCATTGTGCCCTCTGGACTGACAATATGCACCTTCGGTTAACAAAAATTAGATAAGAAGCTGACGGTGCCTTCTGGATATATGCTGACAATATGCACCTTCCGTTCAAAAGGTTTTCAGAGAAGAAGCTGACTTCCGTCACAGTGATGCTAACAATTTGTGTCTGAATGAAATCCTATCGTGCAGGACAAAGGATGAAAGGATACCGAACGAAGCATAGTCCGACAGCTTGTTCTCAGATTGGAACTGTTGTTTAGTGTTTTGAAACTGTACTGTAATGCACTCGTGTCTGCGTACCCATATTGGCTCAAGTATCATTTCATTTATATTTCTGTCAAATATGGTGTTGTCACCTTCAGATTTGTAAAATCTCATATCATGAGATGACATTTTGCGTACAACTCGTACAAAACCGTGCATTTAAAACAGTCCCATCACCCGTGTATCGATGAACTTCCACATGTCAAACCagcagcatgttcgcttgctcgtatacgatcgtggattataagctgaaacagtatttttttcacacaccaaaccaaccagtagtaaataatccacgatcgtttacgatgaaACGAACAGACTGCATAAGTTGGACTCTGATGCAGTTTCCTGAGCTGTGAAGACATTATATATCCCTCAGCAAAATCAAATTTGTTCTTTTACAACAAACAACAATATGGATTGTTCTTAACATTGTAAAAAAAAGCTACCTTCTAATCTCCTTTGCAAAACAAAAATGCATATACTGCTGccttgttcgcttcgctgaaatttggcttatgctgttGCTTAagctgatttgctgtgagagaaaaacaatgtacgttcgctgaaaagtactgctttAGTAGTGCTGTAGAACAGTCGCTAAAAATTTCATGTTTAATAACTACTACTAACCCCTGACTACAACACTGAAATGGACATattccctccgtcctaaaatagaCGACACTTTAACTATGAATCTGAATTTATAGCTAAAGTGTCATctattttaggacagagggagtaccccTAATTCTACACCCCTGACGACTCAAAAAAGGGACCCAACTATTACTCGGTATATATATTCCAAGCCCCATCTAAGGTTTGTTatagaaccaaaaaaaaaaatttaatttcTTTAAAAGCAAGTTGCATTTGTTTCGGTTCATACTACCATTTCTACTGTATTCTACAGGGCAGTGAGTGCTATTAAACAGGAAATTTTTTAGGGCTCAATAGCTCCTTTGtagctcttttttttttcctaaacAGGCCTTATCTTTGCTATCAGACATTCAGACCCCTCACATTAAGGAGGCACTTGCTATCCACATTCCACAATGACCTATGGAAAACTGAATCCTATGCATAGGATCACAGAATAGAATCCACACGCCATCAAAGCGAAACTGCATCCggaatgtaacccaaagtatcaTATCTTTACTTCTTTTCTTGTGAGAAAGGAACAATAGTGAATGCGATCAGTTTACTAGTGAAAAATAAAAATGGTATACCTTACAAATgggaaataaaaaggaaaaaaaacaaaaaacaaaaaataacagACTATACATGTTTGTCAGGATACAAAAACCGGCAAAACTGGAATATAGAGGGCTTAAAAGACTGCCAAGTGCCCAACATGGGATCAGCAAACAAACCAACAGGTAACAGTTTAAAGTTCTGAAGGATCAAGGATGTGAACAGCCAGATTCTTGATCCACCAAATTGGAGTTATTCTGACACAGACACCAAATCACAGAGACAGGTTGAGTTCAAACAAATTCTAGAGATTgaagttgttgagttgctctttCCTTGGAAAAAAAAATCTGCACTTCATGTCTGCTCCTGGAATTTGTTTGTAACGTTTGATTCTGAAAGCACACCAGAATGCTGGTTGTTAAATTAACCAAATAACCTTGCAGGTTAGTCCTTTATCCCATGACGCTGTCTCCTAAGAGGAATAGAGTTCAACTCTTATGTGTAGCCTTACACATCAACCAAGGCCTTAATTGACCTTACTCCACAGCATGTTTTGGATGTTTTATTGTAACAAGTTTACTAACACGGCCAAGATGATTATCATGGAACAACAATATAGGTATACCACGCACCTCAAGTTGTTTAAGCCTGTATATACTCTTGGGAAGTTTGTTCGTTATACCACTGAAAGCTAGGTAATGGAGATGAACCAACTGACTAATAGTTTCAGGTAATTCTGCAATATCAGATTCACTAAGATCCAGGACCCGCAAGTTCTTAAATTTGGCCAAAAGTTTCCTAGGAAAATGACTTGAGGATAATGATGGGCTTCTGAGAACTAACAATGTCCGCAGCCTTCCCAGCCTGTATTTGCTCTTCAGCTGTGGTAAATAATCAGTTGAGATAGACAGGTGACGAACTGTTGGTGGAATCACAACAGGAACATCCTCATTAATTTTCATGCAATCATGAGCAGAAAAATGCTGCGCCAAAGTGCGCATTAGGTCATCCAGTAAGTAATACGTTTGCTGGTCTTTATTTGCAGTCCCAAAGAAGGACCGTGATAGGAGATCATCGAAGTACCTTTGCCCTAAATCTTCCATCCCTTTCCCTTCATCTGTTGGTGGTTGAATGAAACCGAGAGCCATCCACATCTTGACCAAATCATAGCGATTAAACCTCCAGGTCGTTGGAAATATGCTGCAATACGCAAAGCAGCGTTGGAGGTGACTCGGCAAGTGTTGGTAACTGAGTTGGAGGGAGGAGATAATGATATTATCACTAATTTCTGTGTTCATCAGTGCTCTCCATTTCCTTGTGCTCCTGGTGCTACTTATCATTTGCCCAATAGCTTTAGCAGCTAAAGGTGATCCCTTAACATTTGCAACAATAGCTCCTATAATCTCTTGCAACTCAGGTGGAAAATCCATGGGTTGCCCACCCAAAGCAACTTCCTTCAACAGCAACCAACAATCACTGCTTCTTAACCTGTCAAGAGAAACCATATGACCCGCATTCAGAACCTCAGCTACTAGCTTCATCCGAGTGGTCACCAAGACCTTGCTCCCGATTGCCGCAGATCTAAGTGGCGCTAACACTTTCTTCCACATGCTCCTATTCTCTTTCTCGGTTTTACCCTCATCAATCCAAACATCATCAAGTACCAGGAGGAACCTCTTAGATGCAACCAATTTCTCAAGCTCCTCCTGCAAACTATCCAAACTGGCCAGACCATCATCACACAGTGTATCATCTGCACAACCAATGGACTGTAATATCTCCCTGGTGAGCTGGGCCTCATCTGATCTATCCCAGACGCAGACCCAAGCTCTCATATCGAACCGCGCTTCGATTCTCGCATCGTTGTACACGCACTGAGCAACCGTGGTCTTGCCGATGCCTCCATGGCCAACCACCGCAACAACCGGAGCAACCGAACGGCATGGTTCCTCGCAATCATCGACGAGCCTGGCGATTATGGAGTCGCACTCCTCCCCACGCCCGAATACCTTCCGCTCCGCGAGCACGGAGCCGGTTACCCGGTTCGGCGACCGCACACCGCATCCCGCCGCGGCGCTGGCCCTGCCGGGTCGCAGCCGCTCCGAATCGTCGCGGGCGCGGTCGAGCCTCTCCGCCAGTCGCCTCAGCTTCCATCCGGGGCCACGGAACGTGGCGTATACGCAGGCCAAGAGCGCGGGGCCGACCTGGCGCCG
This genomic interval carries:
- the LOC136511631 gene encoding putative disease resistance RPP13-like protein 1, with amino-acid sequence MAEAVVGWLVCPIIKIVVQKAASDRIKWMGDGVSKALERLRNTLLHLQTVASAVHLRGSTDRCRNLRAWLQQLMDAVYEAQDVLDDFDDSVPHPESSVVRFGKRILGADERVNRLKDVVEKLEAIHAGSSMLLSATETIASASVSRQPSGSNHTGPMRPDEDAVVGREKELQEMVSWLVDTPDADAKPVSVPIAAIWGHGGMGKTTLAQLLFKDQKVTSAFDLMIWVRPDAKDNEFELARQILQSANVDVPDSMKSFHRLQTDLQEKVSSRKFLLVIDDVWNREDMDMKGIDYREMWAKVLAPLRHGESTGSKIVVTTRQKIVVTALEAREFYLGDLPDNDIWSLFTRYAFGDDNIDKWSPELQGIGRKIAEKLRGSPLLAKAVGQMLGSNRREDYWRNVLGKDGFDDISKTLELCYQNLPEHLQPCFAICSLFPRNWRFKRDKLVKIWMALDFIQPTSGKAQLEDVGSEYFDQLVERSFFHRQKLGRRRYYYIHDLMHDLAEKISRFNCERVEDAKKEIPKTIRHLSVSGDSDTVAQLKSRCDLKRLRTLLILKNPSSSLDQLPGDFFTELKGLRVLSLEGCNIIRLSERIGNLKYLRYLALCKSTTKLPQALTKLYHLQTFSSPKGSGLEVPEDIVNLTRLRHLDMDTSKITGIGKLVHLQGSVKFHVKNEKGHTLGDLDGMSSLRKELHIKNLDVVTKQEEACKAGLNRKENVKVLELEWNSTGKSVPSVEAEVLDGLVPHQYVKRLIIRRYHGNRSPNWLSTSLKESNFYFKYLHLINCRKWEVLPPLGELPCLKVLHLKEMCSVKKIGREFYGTNPIAFPYLEELEFDDMPQWVEWTQAEKSTDMFPKLRKLKLLSCPELIKVPQLPLFVRKVSVKNTGFVSQLKLSSSSSPSKARKFALDTCSATVLTNGLMHKQQLESIAILTLRNCQDVKFEELHVLTSLKRLQISHSSINDEQLCTCLRGLQALTLLEISNCNNITCLPQMESSDCLTKLHELHIQQCSEFSSLHSMPSFAALESVLIENCSKITVKSFPTNFNSNTTLRKLRIMNCAELESLPSGFPSSLQVLHLIGCKPNLMNQLQLKDGPEWDKVASIPIKQIR
- the LOC136512236 gene encoding putative disease resistance protein RGA3; protein product: MPAPAPWPVSQDVAALADRASALSRAAAGPRNPLGALAAALLRIQPVACELERWRWLTPGDPELPDLHAWLFELRDAVADADDILDELHSRRQVGPALLACVYATFRGPGWKLRRLAERLDRARDDSERLRPGRASAAAGCGVRSPNRVTGSVLAERKVFGRGEECDSIIARLVDDCEEPCRSVAPVVAVVGHGGIGKTTVAQCVYNDARIEARFDMRAWVCVWDRSDEAQLTREILQSIGCADDTLCDDGLASLDSLQEELEKLVASKRFLLVLDDVWIDEGKTEKENRSMWKKVLAPLRSAAIGSKVLVTTRMKLVAEVLNAGHMVSLDRLRSSDCWLLLKEVALGGQPMDFPPELQEIIGAIVANVKGSPLAAKAIGQMISSTRSTRKWRALMNTEISDNIIISSLQLSYQHLPSHLQRCFAYCSIFPTTWRFNRYDLVKMWMALGFIQPPTDEGKGMEDLGQRYFDDLLSRSFFGTANKDQQTYYLLDDLMRTLAQHFSAHDCMKINEDVPVVIPPTVRHLSISTDYLPQLKSKYRLGRLRTLLVLRSPSLSSSHFPRKLLAKFKNLRVLDLSESDIAELPETISQLVHLHYLAFSGITNKLPKSIYRLKQLEVRGIPILLFHDNHLGRVSKLVTIKHPKHAVE